TCAAAACAGGCAAAGGCAAAGATCCCGCTTTCTTCGGTGACTTGGAAGAAGAGCTAGAAAAGCTTATCAATGATGAGCGTGAAGGGCGTATAGAGCAAGCCATCTTCCTTGAACAATTAGAGCTGTTTGCTCAGCGAGTTCGAGACAAAGATGCTAAGCCATCAGAGATGGGCTTAGATACGGCTACAGAGAAGTCTGTGTACCACTATCTAGAAAAACAAGTTGATGAGGCTGAAGCACTCGCTTGGACAAAGAGCATTTTTAGTCACCCCGATATTGCGGAAGTGATGCTTTCTCCTATCTGGAAAAAACAGAAAGATATTCATAACGAGATCAAGAAAACAGTACGCACGATCCTGCGAGGTCTCGGTGGTTGGGATATGACAGTCGCTCGCCAGCACTCAAACGAGATCTTTAACATCATGCTGAACAACTGATTGGGTTTAGAACGTTATGCCAGTTTTCCAATATGGAACCACTGAAATCGAGTGGATGTTTAAAGTTGATAAGAAGCTGTCACATCACTACGTCACCGTAGAGAGAGGTAAGACAGTTCTTCTTCGTGGTCCAGATGTGTCAGAAGAAGAGCAACTTGAATTGATTCGTTATCGTGCTCGTTGGATCAAGCAGCGTTTAGCAGAGGTAAACCAGCCGCTAAAAGATGAGATTGTAAGCGGCAGTAGAGCACCCTATAGAGGACGAACGTTCTATTGTGAAGTTATCCCTGCTCCTGAGCTTTCAATGGTCGAGGTTAGCTTTAATCAAAGCCGTTTTAAGGTGTTATCGCCTGAAGGTCACTTTGTTAGCCGAGAGCTATTTAAAGCCGCTCTAGAACGTTTTTATAAGCAGAAAGCTCAAGATAAGATAGGCTCACGCCTACGTCATTGGCTGCGTGAAACTGGTTTAGATGCCACGACATACAAAATTAAAAAATTTGAGGCTCGCTGGGCTAACTGCACTGATAATGATGTATTAGAGTTTCATCCTCGCTGCATGGAGTTTTCAAACAGCGTTATGGATTACATCATCATCCATGAACTCTGCCATACCGTGGAGAAAAGCCACAATAAAGTATTCTGGCAATTAGTGACTAAGCACTGTCCGAACTGGAAAGAGTTGCATGCAGAAGTAGAGCATTCAGGAATGGGGTTATAGTAGAAGTATCAAAGCCAAGTATGGCTTTGATTTTTTCTATTATTTGGCTAGCGATAACTTACTTAACTGCTTTGGAGCAGCGAGGTTAGGCGAAGATATTTCAGTACCTTGGCTTGTTGTATTATGAAAACCAGATCTACTTGAGATTTATTATCATTTATTCCCTCAAGAAAATGTGTTATAACTATGATAACTGTTATAACTATTTTAAAGTTATAAATTTAATATAAGGCTCAAGCGTTATTTTGCTTTAGCACACTCCTAAATCTTCATTTTTCTCTCAAAAAGCAGTGCGTCAAACAGCACTTCTACTGCGTCATTCGGCACTTTCAGTGCGCTATTCAGCATTTCTACTGCGTTATTACGCACTTTAGCTATAGTGACACATATTTTCTTATTTTCATGTTTGCTTAGGGGTATAGCGACCATTGTTGAGTGTATGCTTATTAAAATGATAACAATACACATAAATATTCACTATAACCTATTAAAATAGGATAGAGCGTTGTCTTTGAATACTATCCTTGCTTTACCTGTATTTCCGCTAAACTTTGTTAGATCAGCTCCAATCACATGTAGTGCAGACTTTAAAAATCGAGTTGCTTTATTTTTTGTATTTATCTGATAGGGCGCAGTTACATTAGGAAATTCGTGTCCGAGTATTTTCCAGTGTTTTGCAAGGCAAGCTACTATATTTAGAGTTTTACCTTCATGAATGAAATGATTGCTTTTCTCTCTAACATCAACAGTATCTGAGCGAAAAACTATGCTAACTAGTAAATTAGCGGCTCTGAGTAAGTTAGGGTCATCACTCATTAAGTCGTTAGATTCATCAGGTATAGAGCATACGACTTTAAAAAGTTTCCTGTTGAAAACCTTATCAAACTTAATGTCTTCGCGTGAGATATTATTTAGCTGATAAGTTTTTTTTAGGTTGTACCTCTTACATTCTGCTATTTCTAAAGATGTTAAATTATGACAAGCTGTCAACTGCTGATATTTTTTAGTGCTAATGTCATTAGCTTCAATTATCGCTGAGTCTTGGCTAATTCGAAAAGTTTTCGTTGTATTGCTTATGGCTCTTCGACTTGAGTTCAGCATTCCTGTCTCACACTCTTGAACATCTACATTAAAACCATCCGCATGTAACAGTTGTACTAATGAGAACGCAATATTTTCATTCAAGTAAGATTTCTTTTCATTGTACTGAAGTGATAGAGCGTGAAATTCATCTTTTCTTTCTAATTCTGAGAAATCCTGATGTAGTCTACAGACTGATCTTGGACAGAATATTAATTGTCTAGCACTGCGAAATCTACGTGAGAAATTGATCAATTCGTCTGGTGTTAGAGTACCGTTGCAAAAAATATGAACAGAATTTGTATAGCTAGTTGTAATAGAAAAACCAGCACTTAGGCATGGAGATGCAAGTATTGCTTTATACTTTTGTATCTCGTTCTCTGGATTAGAGAGGAATGCTTTTTGTGCCTTCATCTCTTTGTTTTTTCCGTGAAGGATGAGTACTCCAGATTTAAGAGCTTCAGCTTCACACTCTAAACCAGCTATATTTTTGAATCCTAAGCTGACAGCAGTTGCTTGGAGAGTACTTCGAGTATCAAATAAGAAAACTTTACTTTCAAATAATGTCTGTTTTAGAGTTGTTGAACATAATATGGGTTCCTGAGCTTTGACGATAGCAGTTATGGAAGTATATGGATTCTGCGTGCAGTTCATAAAAATCAAGTCAGGTCTGATCTTCTTTAAAAAGTTAAGGCTGAAATTACTTAGGTCTGCATCACCAACAATCACCTGTTTGGCTTGTTTTAATGCTAAACAAAGCGCGTCATATACTTGTGGTGATTTCATTTCTCGATTGTTTTTCGATCCCACAATTGCGCTGAGTACCTTTTCAAATTCATCTATGATTAGTAGGTCCGCATCCATAGCTTTAAGTAGAAGATGAGGTTTATAGAGACTGTTGATTACTAATGAAAGTCTAGTGCTGTTCTCAATTTCATTAAGCACGGAGGATGAATATGATGTTGCCTGGTTCTGTTGGCAGAATTGTTCACTCAAAGCAACTAAGTGAGATATGTAAACCACTTTCTGAGTGCAACTTGAAGTTTGCGATAGAGGTGAGAAGACGTATTTTGTCTTTCCTACTCCTGTCTTGGCTTTTAAAGCTACTGTTGTGGTATGAGTGAAAAGCTTTTTGTGATTTAGGCTGTGGATATCATCGATATTTTCTGCTTTGAATTCAGTTGCAATTTTATAGTACGAAGATACAGCTTGCTCTTTGTGACTGGTTGCTTGATTGAATAGGTCTACAAATTTTTCAGAAAAATTTCCAGTCAGGTTGTATTTTATTAGTAATGAATTTGCATCTGGGTAACTGAGCGGAACTATCTTTATTGTTTGTTTAACTGCTATAGATAATATTTGATCTGACATTAATAGTTTTGCTAGCTCTAGTAAGTGACCAAGCTTATCTTTACAGTCAAAAAATCTGCCTGTATATACATCAAATATAGGAAGCTGGTAAGAAAAATAGTTATCGATTACGGTATTGATAGCATGCTCACGATATGATTTTGAGTCGATCACTATCGTTGATAATTTTTGTTTTGCTTCTTTGTAATAGGTACATATTTGAGTTGTATTTCGGTGATTTACAGTTTTAGGAGCGACTACTTTTTTATTAGCTAATAGATCAGGAATAGATATGTTTGGGTGCGAGAGCACGCAAATTTCGTTACTCTGAAAGTTGTTGATAATTTGGTGCTGGAAGGGGGCAAGAGTATTTACATCACAAGATTTCATCACATACTACCGAGTTGATGAAAAGTGGAGATCTTTCATTTATATATACATAATCAAAAAATTCCACTTTTTCGAAGAGAAAAAGAACACATGCGTTTACACGCATGCTAGAACTATTGATTAAGCGGCTAGTTGTATAAGTGCTTCACTTAAAAGTGTATTTCTCTTTTCGATAATTCTTTCAACAGTAGCTTTTAAATCTTGATTGGTAGCCATCGCTACAATGATGAGATCTATCTCGTGAGCTAGAAATCCAACAGAATTTGCTCCTAGATCTATAGAAGGAGGAAAAGTGCCGTTGTTGATTTTTCGGTGAAGGGTCGCTTTTGAAATTGAGACTTTTTGAAGAACGTCAGTTTTACGAAGAATTTGGATGTTTTTAGATGTCATATGGGTCTACCTTTAGATCAAAATGAAATAGATTCAGCCCAGTTGCTGCAATTTTGCTAAATACACGCACGACTTCTGATAAAACTTAGAAACATAAGTTTATGTACGATAAATGAGCAAAAGTGGTAAATTTTTGTTTCTGTAATTAAAAAATCTATAGCAACTATATCTTCAAAATACTGAAGATTGGGTTTTGAAAATATTTACACTGCATCTAAAGATGCAAAATCTTAGTAGACTCCTATTGCGTATTGATTACTGATCTAAACTATTGAAAAGGAAGATCTTGTGAACTCCCCTTATTAATACAAAAGTAAGGTTAGACTGTCAACATTTATATGGATTTTTTTGATAAGGTAAAATTCTGCCCAGCGGCAGTGTCAATAAAGTCACTCCACCAAGACATGATCTGTCGTCTTTCCGTTAGGTATTCAGCGTTGTTGTAGATTGCACGAATGGAATTATGATCTACATGAGCTAAAGCAACTTCTATCGCATCTGGATTGAAACATTGCTCGTTCAAAGCTGTACTACCAATCGAACGCATACCATGACTAACAAGTTTTCCCGATAGTCCTGCACGTTTTAAAGCGCTATTTACTGATTGAGTATTTAAGTGTGAGGTTGGTTTAGTATTGCTTGGAAAGATGTATTCTCTGTGGGCTGAGATAGACTTCATGAAATCCAATAGTCTTATCACTGATTGGGATAGTGGGATTTTATGATCTCGTTTCATTTTCATTTTGTTAGCAGGGATCGTCCACACTTCATTCTCGAAGTCTATTTCATTCCATCTTGCCTTTGCTGTCTCGTTAGGGCGAGTGAGAGTATGAAGTTGAAACTCAAAGGCACAGCGTGTTATTACTTTGATGTTAACCTCGGACATCGCCTTCATAACTACTGGTAATTCGTGTGGCGATATCGTTTTTTGATGCTGAACTTTTGGCTGTTTGAATACTTGCTTTATCCCTGCAAAAGTATTTGCTTGGATTTTTCCACTGTTTACGGCGTAGGTCATTATCTCGTTTAAACGCTGGCAAACCCTACGAACAGTTTCTAAAGATCCTGCACTTTCTAGCGGACGCAGTTGATTTATCACTGTTGGGGCTTTTAAGTCATAGATTGCTAACTGACCTAGGTTTGGAAATATATGAAGTTCTAACGAACGCCATATATCATTTGCGTAGTCTTCACTGACGGTATCTCTTTTTAGCTCGAACCATTCTGCCGCGACACTAAAAAGTGTAGTTTCTCGTTCAAGTAACTTATTTGCCAGCTCATTGTCTCTGTGTGTTTTAGGATCAATACTTTCAGCAACTAGTTGCCTCATTTCTCTTACTTTGTTGCGTGCAGAAGATAGCGTGATATCTGGGTATTTTCCTAGACCTAGATTTTTCCGCTTTTTGGTTATTGGGTGGATATAATTAAACAGCCAAGACTTTGTGCCATTTGGCATTATTCTTAGTTGCAACCCGTTACCGTCATACAAAGCGAATTGCTTATCAGTAGGTTTGGTATTTTTGATTTTTGTATCAGAAAGGGGGGAGGTAGCTCTAGCCATCATCTATCCAAATTTATGTAACACAAATAAAGTAACACAGAAAAGGGTGTTACATTTGATGTTACACAAGCCGTGAGAAATAGTGAAATGCAATGAGACACTATGATCCTAACAAAGCTAGCCATCATAAGGCATTAGAACCAAAAACGGGACGCCCTGAGGCGTCCCGATACACGTGTTTGGTGGAGCTGGCGGGAGTTGAACCCGCGTCCAAAAATCATTCATCATTGGTACTACATGCTTAGTCGATCTTTAATTTCACCAGCAACCTGCGAACCGACACGCTAGTTAAAGGCTAACCTGAATTGTTATTCGCGCTTTTCCTCTCAGGTGGGAGAATCCGCGCTAGCTAGTTTGGGTTTGATCTCTTATTGGTCCCCGTCTTACGAGCGGAAGCTAGGGTAAGAGAGCTCTGAGCAGGTTATTAAGCTGCTAGTGCGTAGTTTTCGTCGTTTGCGACTATTTTTTTGCGGCTTTTAACGTGGCCAACCGCCCCACGGCATGCACCTCAGACTTCAAAATTCCTGTCGAATCCTAAATCAGCCCCAAGTGTTATTTGCATAGTACCAGAAAAGCATTGCCTGTCTAGCACTGTGCGTTTAAGTGCTTAAAATTAACGCAAATTACTCTTCATAATTCGTGCTTTATCTCTCGCCCAATCTTTTTCTTTCATATCAGTACGTTTATCGTGCAGCTTTTTACCTTTCGCGACACCAACTTTAATCTTCGCCCAAGAGCGAGACCAGTAAAGCGCGGTTGCGACAAGTGTCATGCCTTCACGGTTAATACGACCGATAAGGTTATCGAGTTCTTTTCTCGACATTAGTAGTTTACGGATGCGTGTTGGGTTCGCCACGATATGAGTACTCGCTTGAGTTAGCGGAGTGATCGTCATACCACTGATGAATGCTTCGCCATCTCGGATGTAGACGTAGCTTTCTGCGATATTGGTTTTGCCTTCACGTAGGGATTTTACTTCCCAGCCTTGTAGCTCAAGCCCCGCTTCTATCTCATCATCGATGAAATATTCGTGGCGAGCTTTCTTATTAAGCGCAATGGTATTACTACCGGCTTTTGATTTATTCTTTGCCATAATGGCCTCATTATACGGATTGCACCCTAGTTGGGGAATCCTTTTTATTTGCGCTCTGGCCCAATACAATTAAAATTGCAGTTTGTGTTAATGTAACGCTGTCTTTAACAGGAGTCTATATGCCAAAGGTTACTCGTTCAGCATTAGTGTCGTTTAGTGCCGACCAGATGTTCAGCTTGGTCAATGATGTTGCTCGTTATCACGAGTTTTTGCCAGGGTGTTCTGGTTCACGTGTGATCGAATCTTCAGATTCAACTATGGTAGCTTCAGTTGATGTCTCTAAAGCGGGTATCAGCAAAACATTTACCACATCGAACCGCTTAGCGGATGGCGCTGAGATCTTGATGGAGCTGGTGGACGGCCCGTTTAAAAAGCTACAGGGCGGTTGGTATTTTACTCCGCTCGATGAGCAAGCGTGTAAGGTTGAGCTTAAGTTAGAGTTTGAATTCTCTAGCCGAATGATTGAAATGGCATTTGGTAAGGTTTTCAATGAGCTGACGAGTAATATGGTCAGTGCTTTTACTCAACGCGCGAAACAGGTCTACTAAGCCATGACTATTGAATCGGATATGATCCACGTAGAGGTTGTGTTTGCACTTCCGCATGAACAGCGTGTGTTTACTTTAGTAGTAAACAAGCACGCGACCGTTGAAGAGATCATTGCGCAGTCTGGCGTTTTGGAATTGTACCCAGAGATCGACTTAGCAAAAAACAAGGTTGGCGTATTCAGCCGCAACGTTAAGCTAGATGCGACGGTTCGCGATAAAGATCGTATCGAAATCTACCGAGCACTGTTAGCCGATCCAAAAGAGATCCGCCGTAAGCGTGCTGAGCAAGCGAAAGCAGCCGCAGCTAAATCGTAATGCTAAAAAAATTCGACTAAGAAGAGAGCTCGCAATGTTGGCGAGCTTTTTTGTGCCTGTTGGTTAGACACGCAGCTAATTTGTTAGCAGATATTAAAAAGCCTGCTCGTGTGAAGTGAGCAGGCTTTTGCGATTCATACCTTGTCGACTGGAAAGCTAGCGAAGGCTTTCGAAGAACTCATCACTGGCTTCAAAATCACCATTGATCGTTACTAGAGTGCCAGTGGCATCAAAGTTCACGACAAGGTTTTTCTGGATAGGGTCGTTATGGCCTTTTTGGTGGTGGTAAATGTAGTACCACGTATCTGGGTAGCCATTTTCGATAAGCATAGGTGAGCCCATAACGTAACGAACTTGTGTTTTTGTCAT
Above is a window of Vibrio atlanticus DNA encoding:
- a CDS encoding helix-turn-helix transcriptional regulator; this encodes MTSKNIQILRKTDVLQKVSISKATLHRKINNGTFPPSIDLGANSVGFLAHEIDLIIVAMATNQDLKATVERIIEKRNTLLSEALIQLAA
- a CDS encoding RnfH family protein, whose protein sequence is MTIESDMIHVEVVFALPHEQRVFTLVVNKHATVEEIIAQSGVLELYPEIDLAKNKVGVFSRNVKLDATVRDKDRIEIYRALLADPKEIRRKRAEQAKAAAAKS
- a CDS encoding integrase domain-containing protein, which translates into the protein MARATSPLSDTKIKNTKPTDKQFALYDGNGLQLRIMPNGTKSWLFNYIHPITKKRKNLGLGKYPDITLSSARNKVREMRQLVAESIDPKTHRDNELANKLLERETTLFSVAAEWFELKRDTVSEDYANDIWRSLELHIFPNLGQLAIYDLKAPTVINQLRPLESAGSLETVRRVCQRLNEIMTYAVNSGKIQANTFAGIKQVFKQPKVQHQKTISPHELPVVMKAMSEVNIKVITRCAFEFQLHTLTRPNETAKARWNEIDFENEVWTIPANKMKMKRDHKIPLSQSVIRLLDFMKSISAHREYIFPSNTKPTSHLNTQSVNSALKRAGLSGKLVSHGMRSIGSTALNEQCFNPDAIEVALAHVDHNSIRAIYNNAEYLTERRQIMSWWSDFIDTAAGQNFTLSKKSI
- a CDS encoding SRPBCC family protein, translating into MPKVTRSALVSFSADQMFSLVNDVARYHEFLPGCSGSRVIESSDSTMVASVDVSKAGISKTFTTSNRLADGAEILMELVDGPFKKLQGGWYFTPLDEQACKVELKLEFEFSSRMIEMAFGKVFNELTSNMVSAFTQRAKQVY
- the bamE gene encoding outer membrane protein assembly factor BamE, translated to MRIKKWLVAVPLALTMLTGCSLLEKLVYRIDINQGNYVEQEAVDQLKFGMTKTQVRYVMGSPMLIENGYPDTWYYIYHHQKGHNDPIQKNLVVNFDATGTLVTINGDFEASDEFFESLR
- a CDS encoding DEAD/DEAH box helicase family protein, with the protein product MKSCDVNTLAPFQHQIINNFQSNEICVLSHPNISIPDLLANKKVVAPKTVNHRNTTQICTYYKEAKQKLSTIVIDSKSYREHAINTVIDNYFSYQLPIFDVYTGRFFDCKDKLGHLLELAKLLMSDQILSIAVKQTIKIVPLSYPDANSLLIKYNLTGNFSEKFVDLFNQATSHKEQAVSSYYKIATEFKAENIDDIHSLNHKKLFTHTTTVALKAKTGVGKTKYVFSPLSQTSSCTQKVVYISHLVALSEQFCQQNQATSYSSSVLNEIENSTRLSLVINSLYKPHLLLKAMDADLLIIDEFEKVLSAIVGSKNNREMKSPQVYDALCLALKQAKQVIVGDADLSNFSLNFLKKIRPDLIFMNCTQNPYTSITAIVKAQEPILCSTTLKQTLFESKVFLFDTRSTLQATAVSLGFKNIAGLECEAEALKSGVLILHGKNKEMKAQKAFLSNPENEIQKYKAILASPCLSAGFSITTSYTNSVHIFCNGTLTPDELINFSRRFRSARQLIFCPRSVCRLHQDFSELERKDEFHALSLQYNEKKSYLNENIAFSLVQLLHADGFNVDVQECETGMLNSSRRAISNTTKTFRISQDSAIIEANDISTKKYQQLTACHNLTSLEIAECKRYNLKKTYQLNNISREDIKFDKVFNRKLFKVVCSIPDESNDLMSDDPNLLRAANLLVSIVFRSDTVDVREKSNHFIHEGKTLNIVACLAKHWKILGHEFPNVTAPYQINTKNKATRFLKSALHVIGADLTKFSGNTGKARIVFKDNALSYFNRL
- the smpB gene encoding SsrA-binding protein SmpB, with the protein product MAKNKSKAGSNTIALNKKARHEYFIDDEIEAGLELQGWEVKSLREGKTNIAESYVYIRDGEAFISGMTITPLTQASTHIVANPTRIRKLLMSRKELDNLIGRINREGMTLVATALYWSRSWAKIKVGVAKGKKLHDKRTDMKEKDWARDKARIMKSNLR
- a CDS encoding M48 family metallopeptidase yields the protein MPVFQYGTTEIEWMFKVDKKLSHHYVTVERGKTVLLRGPDVSEEEQLELIRYRARWIKQRLAEVNQPLKDEIVSGSRAPYRGRTFYCEVIPAPELSMVEVSFNQSRFKVLSPEGHFVSRELFKAALERFYKQKAQDKIGSRLRHWLRETGLDATTYKIKKFEARWANCTDNDVLEFHPRCMEFSNSVMDYIIIHELCHTVEKSHNKVFWQLVTKHCPNWKELHAEVEHSGMGL